DNA sequence from the Lycium barbarum isolate Lr01 chromosome 5, ASM1917538v2, whole genome shotgun sequence genome:
ATGGCCGTGCTTTGTCCAACAGGTGACACTTAACGTGGACCCCACTTGCCCAGCCACCTTGCTCTCTTCCTTCTCTTTCAACAAAACACATCAAAATATTTAAACATTTTCTCTCTACATGGCCTTTTTTGGTTAATCTTCTTTTACTTTTAATTTTCTTAAGTGAAATATTCTTTTCTGTGCAAGCTAATTACAGTTGCTAACACACAACAATTATCTTTTCTTTCTCTAATGCACTCCAACGTTTTCCTTCTCAACAATTTTTTAAAAAGCACTAGCCGAACTTTTCATACCATAGAGTTTGTGAATGCCCTTATGTAATAGTTGGGACTAAAACATTTATACTAATACTTTTCCCTTTTCTGAAGTCACTATTTAAATTCACCCCATTAGCTCAAGGGATCAAACTTTTATGTAAATAAAAAACTTCATCCCAACTATTTTTTAGCAAATTTAATCCACTGAATTAACATGAACAAATCAAAGAGTAGTTTTTAAAAAATACACTGAAAATAATTCATGAATGAAAAATTATCGTCCCAACATTTAGTGTATTGTTATTGGGCTCGGGCTCAGCACGAGCGTTTCTTCACTAGTATGCGTATAGTATGTCATTCTTAATATCTAACAGTGTAATGCTTTTGTGGATATAAACAGTTTATCATTTGACCACTATCCACGGATGAATACTTTATTCAATCTTTATGTGGGATAAAAAATACTATAAtttcgggataactaatcccggaattagttatctcgaatttttatTCCAATCAAATGTGGAATAAAGCGGTACTAAATTTTTATTCCAGGACTATTCTTGCTTATCCATCGTACCAAACAAGCCGTTAGTATGTAATGTTATATATATCCACACTTAGATGCGTTAATTGTTTTTTCTCCAATTTCACACATCAAAACAAAATTAGCAAAAAGTAACACTTAACAGTATCATGGGCCATCACTCCCTAGTAGTTTCTAAAAATATCAAAGGTGTTAGAAATTGTGTAGATTCACTATATTGGGATATTTGTTCCGTTAGCCATGAGTCTTGAAATGGCTATACATGTGGAGGTCCACAAGAGGCAAGAGTATAAGAGCGGTGGAATAGCCCACTTGGCATGCACACTTGTACTCTTAGCCGCAATGTACACTACGAGGATATAAAAGTAGCAAGTTTTACTAAATAGAGGAGATTGGCCGCTTGCAGCACAAAATGCAGTAAAATGACAGCTTGTTCTTGTAAAAGACGCATTAAATTAAAATGACAACTCGTGGTTTACTACGTGTACGTAGCGACGATCTTATCTTCCTTGCTATATAATTATTTTGTCTTTATTTGATCTATGATATACTTTCTCCGTCccaaaaaaattattctctttaatttgacacaaaatttaagaaataaaggaagaattttaaaatgtgtggtctaaaacaagtcttagatatttgtgtgactgtaaatcatctcataaagttaaattgtttctaaatataaaaaagaaacagtctttttgggacagactaaaaaggaaaggaggatAAATtttttgagacagagggagtacaagTTATTTATAAAGAAAAGTTTGTTTGATTATCTTTGTTAGCTAATCGAAcaaattataatatatatatatatatatatatatatatatatataagaattcgACAGGTTGAGCCATGAcctcttatttattttttatgataAGGGAACCCGCAGTTGTTATCCTTCGGATGCACACAGTCTCACAAaacacacaggagagataacccgcactagctAGCAAgtcccgtgcgacgagctcgatcCAGAAAGCAAATCCCCTGTTGTCTTAGACAGGGTTTTTCGAACCTGAGACTTTCCTTATGGAAGCCTCATGCTCAATCACGTGAGCCACCCTTTTAACCTATGATGCTCATCTCGACTCAAGTAAACTTTAGACGGGTTAATAACCTTTCCATTTATCAACACCCAATTTAACTAGTTCAAATTCGCTTATTTGACACCCCTACTGATGTAATACCAAAGTgtttatattaaataaaaaaatatgaattaACATAAAACTACTTTAAAACAGAATACTTTTCTTTAACAATAAATTAATTCATGTATAATATCTTCATTTTCACATAAATAATACGGCAAAGGGCCAGATCTGCCCTTGGACTATACGATATTACGCGCTTTTGCCCGTATTTTAAATGTCGTCCCAGACGTGCCCTTACCGTTATGTTTTGTTCTCACTCGTGACCTTGATTTAATGAAAATATACTGGAaggcatatttgttcagtttcaCATAGTATAGGGGCATGTTTAATCTATTAAAATTCCTGAATATTATGACACCAACACAACAATATGgcacaaaatatcattgcatCCCAAAACATAAAAAACAGTTGCAATTACAATCCATCCACCATTACATTACAtctaaattatacaactaaaagatcaaaaaataattacatccatcttttaaatatttttttctatAAGAGCACAATTTGCCCTTTtcaaaagattttattttagtaATGATAACataatttatttttcaatttgttgatgaCATGGATAgttctttctggaaatttttcgTCTTCCCAGTTTCAATATCTACACGATAATGCATGCAACAAAAATCACAAGGAAAAAGATCTGACGCAACAAAACATAAACATAATTCATTACAGATCTGCCACAAAAAAGTCACAAGGGAAAAAAGATAAATTACATGCGACTTATGACACCACAATGTCTCCCACAATGCTGAAattatgatgataataataatagagaaaATATTACTCTCACCGTCCTAAAAAGATtgatacttttcgcttttcgaaagtcaaacgagttgttcttTGACCTTAAtcttttcatatgtcttttaaatattttaaattattaactacggtaacttataatactttttacttagtttccaaatatgtaaattttatttcgaaaatttTAAAGATTCTATATTCAAACATACGGTCAAAATTAAggagtttgactctcgaaaagcaaaaagtgtcaatcttttgggacagagggagtactttttAAGCATTTATACGGTTTTTTACATAAAATTCAAGGTGGTCTAGCCCTTTCGTGAATTCCACTCATAACAGAAATTTAATAGAATTATTTAGAGTCCATGATGTGAGGTGGAGTGAAAGAATAAGAGAGCAAAGTGTGGAGTTACACGATAAGTGTAGAGTTTCAAGACACAATACCAAAAAATCAAtggctagcataaagtgcactaTGAAAAAATCTGAGAACTAGTAGTACAATATTTAGTTTAGAAATTTCGATGGATCAAATATACCCTCCATACTATGCGAAACTAAACAAATATGCTCTTTAATATTTTGGTTTCGGTTAAATCAAGGACACGAGGGGTTGCAAAACATAACGGTAAGGGTACATCTGGGACAACGTTTAAAATAGGGGGATATGCGCGTAATATCGTACGGTCCATGGGTCCCTTTGCCTTAAATAATACTATTTGCATTGTATAGTCCCACGTAAGTAATAAGTGAACCAAAATATCTCCTACACAATTAGTCGGCTTATACAACGCGGGTTGAACATGGGGGCCATCAAGTATTATCAACAGAAGAGTAGTAATAGTGAATAGTGAGATGTCGCTACAGACAAAGCAGGATGGTACATAGGAGCTCTCATTAGAGCTCTGCCGACCAAGTAAAAGGAATCAAATAAGAGTGTAGTATCTGCTTTCTACATTGTTGTTTCCTAGACAATTTAAAGATAGCTACCACTTTATAATGCCAATGATACTTGACTACAACACCGAATTGTAGGCTTCCCGAAGGAAGCGAGATATTTAATAGCCCTTATCTACTACCCCTCAGTTTAAAAAAATAGATAAATTATGATctaaaataaaattttagatatttGTACGGTTATGAATTATCTCATCAAGGATATAATACGGTTATAAATTATCTCATCAAGGATATAATAAAAAATTTtaaataaattatttctaaatataaaatattactcaTTTCGCCTCAATTTATGTAatactattttctttttagttagTCTAAAAATGAATAACATCTTTCTATATTTCGTAAGAATTTAACTTCAAACTGTCATTTTGCCcctaatgagatgatttatagacAGAGCGAAGTCAGAATTTTGAATTTATGAGTTCTGAATTTTAAAAAACGAAACTAAGTGGGTTCTTGATAAAGTATTTATGCATATTAAGTAGATTTTAAATACAATTACAAATTTTGAgccaaagttactgggttctgCTGAACCCATAGATAAAGCTCTCACTCTGCCTCTTTTTATAGCTACAAATATTTGTAgctctctctgtcccaatttaagtgttttactaTCCCTTTCGCTTTCTCTATTTAGTAAGTTTTTCAATTTTAACATTTTAAATGACAAGTTTATGACCATAAGATTTAAAGGACAATatacatctttaatttaaaaccacaagattcaaaagttttccTTTGTTTCATAAGTTCCGCGCCCAGTTaaactaaaacacttaaattgagacggagggagtatgattTATTTTAAACCaacaaatttcaattttttttctcttagACTCCATTCTTTTTGGACAAATTTTAAAAATAGGATTGACAAAAATTGGGACATTGGAATAATAAGTAGTAATGACTCATGAGTTTTAACATTTGAAATGACTACTTTACAAGTGGAGAGTTGTAAGCCAACAGTAAAATCAGCTGAGGATTTGTCCACTTGGCATACACACTTGGCTCTGTTGGATGTCTACACGCCAAGAGAATTGCCACCTTGGCTTTCCTCCTTTTGCATGACTCTCTCTATTTATTAGCTGCTACCTTCACTTCCCTCATCCCTTATGCCTTCCAACAGAAGCAAGCTGTAATCATCTCTTTGTTTTCTCATATGAAATCTTAAAATAAAATTGTTATTTTCATGCCTTTGTTTTTATCATTTCATTCAGTTTCCTCTCTTACATTTTTTACTTCATCTTCTAATTTCATTTtcagatatgtatatatagtatatagtaacGTCATCGGAGAATTTGTGTCAAGTGCTACTCCGACTCCAAGGTTAAATTGTGAGTAATGCAAGGAGGTTCAAATCGTAATTACACATTAAATGCCTTTTTATTCTTATGCTTAATCAAATAggttgatttgtttttttttttttttttacagttgaCGACCGTACAACTGAGGCTTCGCTTGCTGTGAACGTGTCTCGACATATTTTTTCCTTAACAGGTGAATACCGTTTTATTTAGTTATTCATgatttatagaaaaaaaaaattacttgtgAAAACAGTTAGGTATATTGCACCACATGCACCACATCTATTGCAACTCTGTGAGGCATGATCGGGGCGGATTTAGAGGGTGTTGAGAGGCAAAAATTTACAGTgtagattttctgtgtttatgtatatatattaacttTGGAATATCTTAAACAAATGCAAAAGATTAATTGTCTCTAGCATCTTAGGTTCGATTCCcaggaaaaatattattttttatatttaacttttgttattttttccgAACCCTTGAATCAAAATTCTGGATCAGCCTAATCGTTATAACGGCTACTGCTCCGGTAGGGCAATAATCCAATTATGAAACATTGACGCAAACTCTTGGGGTTAGTTTGGTACTTTTTTGGTTCATTTCACTATAAGAAATGGACTGTACTTTGATTGGTTTGAACTTGATTAAGCTAAAACTAAGAAAATAAAGCTTAGAAGAAATCTCTTAGAAAGCAAATAGTTCAAATGTTTAAGGAAGTCAATAAATAGAGCTACGATTTTTTCTTTGCAATTtcgttatatttttattttatcctAAGCAATTGATTTATGTAAAACTATAAACTAGAGGATTTTCTATATTCCAATGATAATAGAATTAGCAAAATATCATTTATCATTCATTCCTAAGTAGGGCCAGGCataattttggaaaaattgaAATTCAAACGAAATTcgaatttttcaaatttttttattgGATTTTGTTTTTAACTTCCAAAAATTGAGATGTCTCATTATCATCGTACTTTTTATTGTCACTCAAGGAGTTGTGACAATAGATCCTTACGGAAGCATATTAATTGATGTTTAAATCGTATGCAATATATATGAATTGAGTAGTGATTGGCTTGAATATGCACCGTCAGTAGTATGAAAACTGATAACATTTTTGACTTGGatttaaatttgaattttttaaattcaaaaattaaaaattaaaatcgAAATTTTTATATCCAATCTAAACTGTCCAAACGTCCGCCCCTATTCTTAAGTTAATGAATTTCTTAATTCCCAAGTCTATCAAATTACATCCTTCAATCCAACTCAATTCCAAATTCTCTTTTAACAAAACGATTTAAAATCAAAGAAGGTGCCCAATTGACTATAAAAACAAAAATTGAGAAATAAGAGATATATCTTAAAAGCAAAATCAATTCCTCGAATAAAACTATAAACCACAATGAGAACTACATAGACATAATCCAAGAACTATAAataaagaaaaggagaaaaaagatgaAACTTTGAaggaatatattttttcttgagTTACTGGTAAAAAACAAACCTGAATTATCACTTTTTTGTGAGttttctacctaaactatcagaCGTGCGAGTTTCCTACCTGAATTATCACCAACTGTTTGTCAAAACATACCTTAACTATTAGTTGTTCACTTTTCCTACCTATATCGTTCAGTTAGGAAAAATGAACAACTAATAGTTGAGGTTTGTTTTGACAAACAGTTGATGATAGTTCAGATAGGAAACTCACGAAAAAGATAAtttaggtgtgtttttgaccatccTCTCTTTTTTACCCATGGTAGTGCTCTCAAAGAGTCCCAATTTTGCCAAGATCAGAGCTGATGTACAATTAAAGCTACTAACTTGATCGATCCCAATAGCTTTTGCCCGAACCTTATGTATGTGTTAAGAAAATCTacaaattatatataaatattaaatTTTGAACTTACTAACTTAAACGATTATTGTGTTCAGCGGCATCACAAACCTATTAAATTTTACCTATGCGGTTGCATTTTAGCAAATTGTAGGAACTAGACATGGGCAACCCATCCAACCTCAGTTTTTTCTTTTCTAAAGGTTTCGTTGAAAAGAAACATTGCTAGTTTGTCTAGTCACGTTTCTATGAAACTAGAAGTGCTTATGGAAAAAAAATATCACTTATTAATTTGGCAAAGGAGCGTGATAGGCCACAAGTAAGTGACATTTTTTTTCCCACTAAACACTTCTAGTTTCCAGGAACGTGATTGGCCCCAAGTTTATCTCATCTGATTGACCTTATGTCTTAAATTTTGGTGGATCCGAATTGCAACCTAACCTCGAAAAAACTCGCAATGCGACTCAAAGTGGGAGAACCAAATGGAAATATGTGTTGGTAGAAGAAGTTGAGGGCCGATAGGCCCGAGACTAGACTTTTGACAAAGTAAAGCTACATTGTTTAAAAGTAACAAAATCTTTTTgtgattttatttttatgttcAATAAAATTGACAATATTAATTACTAAAATCCATCATAATAAATAATTAACATTAATTATCGATTTAGATAATTCTTTTTGGTTAAATTTAGACAATTTAATTGTAAAATGAACCTTTGTATGTCCTCATATGACACTCAAATATTCTTTTTTGAAATATTGGCCAAACACAAGCATATGCTTTCTTAGGCctcatttatttttattaagattaagatgTCTATATCTAAATATTAAGATGTGCATTAAGATTTAAATAAATACGACTGTTTGTTTTTTCAATGTCTGAATGTACAAAACTTGCCTTTATTTTAAATTAAtaagtatatttttttaaaaaaagtactattaaatttataaaatactatatcaataaaatatttttaaaaagttatATGGTGGTTGGTGATAGTGGTGGTTGTGCATAGTGTTGGCCAATGACGGTGTTGCAGATAGTACCTAATGGTGATGGTTGCTGATAGTAGTGGTTGATGGTGGTTGTTGCTGATGGCGGCTAATAGTTGTTGTGGATCATAATAGCTAATAGTGATGGTAAATGATAGTAGTGGTTAGCGCTATATAGTGGTGACAGATGATGGTGATTGTCGGTACTAATTGGTTGTCGTTGGCGGTGATAATTGTAAATGGTGCCTAGTGGCAGTGACCGTTGATTATCGTGATTGGCAGCGGTGGTGCTTAGCTGAGGATAGTGGTTGGTGGTTGGTGGTAGTTGATAATGGTAATAGTCGACAATGTTAGTTGATAATGATGGGCGATGGCGGTGTGAGTGAACGGATGGTATTGACGAACTGCCTTCTTTGTATAAATCTTTAAATAAACATTTTAATGATATTAAAACTTTGTTACAGACTTAATCATTCATCTCTATTCAGTCCCATTAAGTGATTGTAATATAAAAAAACACATGTAGTGATTAAGATATTTATTATTAAGATTTAGACCTAAAAAATAACTGGATGGCCCTGCATCTTGTACCCTTTCTGGGAACTAGGAAATTTGGTTTAAAACACTCAGCTGAAGCAGTTTTAGACAGAAAGATGGCACCCAAACACAGTATAATTTCGAAAAATTGCTCTCAAATTTTCCTTTTTTGATTAGCCAGTTTGAAAATTCTCTTCAAGTTTAGGAATCCTGTGGTGGTCAGGACTCGAAAATATCACCCGGAAAATCCAAAAGTCTCATGTGGATTTCATCGAGAGATGCAGCAGCCTCGTGTAATTGTGACAATGACATGCAACACTACTCCTTACTTGAACCTAAAGATGAATACAACATTCGAGGTACCATCCGAAAATTCAGTAAAGGTTTTTCACATCTCGCGGCTCTGGGAGATGAAGTTGCAGGTTTTCATGAAGATTCTTAATTGATTCAATCAACAAGTGTGTCTGCATAAAACAAAACTAGTTAGCTTTACTTTAGTACTACTAGAATAGGGATCCTTTGTAGGGTTGCAATGTCTTAGGAATACAACTGATGTAGCGCCATGCCGGCAAGACTAGTTCAGCTTTAGGTACCACTTATGTAAAGCTCTGGCCCATAAAAAGGCAAGTTATTTCTGTAGAGCTAGTCTGCATATGAGTATAAGGTACAGAGGAATATGGAAAGTCCAACCTTTCTAGATCTGGTTTGTGTCAGAGCAGTCTCGACTAGGTTTTCCAAAGGGGCTCGAGGAGCCTGATGTTGATGATCTCAGCATTGTTGATCTTGTCCATTTGGAAAACCAAGTTGAGACTCCTCCGACACAAAACCAGATTTAGAAAGGTTGGACTTCCCACATTCCTCTGTACCTTATACTCCTTTCAAATATATAATGGCATTTCAAGGTATataacaccatatatatatatatacagggtTTTTTCCCGAGGTTAGCAGGTGCCGGTGACTCCCCCCCGGCCTCCCCCCTCCCCCACCATCCTTAATTACCACATACAAAAGCTAAGAACAACAGATAACTTCACATATAGATCTAATGTCCTAGGATCCTACTCACAGTAGATAAAGATGCATTACAGGCAACAAAGTCACTTCACTCTATCATTTTTACTCCGTCTTCTAATTTAATTTTCAGACATATATATAACGGTATAGGAAAATCGTAATTACACCTTAAATGCCCTTTTGTTCTTCTGATTAATCACGTAGGTTGACTTATTTTTACAGCTGATGGCCCTACAACTGAGGGCTTTTTTGACCATCCAGCAGCATCTTTCTTCTTTAACCAAGCTCCTACAGGTAAATACCATTTAATTAGTATTAGAGATTTATAGAGAAAGAAAATTACTTGTTAAGTATATTGCACCTCATTTATTATTACTCTGAGGCATGATAACGGCAACTGTTTAGGTAGGGCAATAACCCGATTAGAACAAATTGTGAAACATTGACGCAAACCCTTGGGGTTGGTTTGGGGAGTACATTTTTGGTTCATTTAACTAAAAATGGAATATACGGGCTATAATATAAAACTTTAGTTTGGTTTGAACTTGATTAAACTAGagtctgtttggccaagtttGGCCAAGCGGCTAAAAACTGATTATTTTGagaagtgtttttcaaatttgaaaaatgtttttgataagcatattgtgTTTGACTAATCTTTCTAAAACGGTGCTTTTGAGTGTTAAATTATGAAAAAGGACAAGTATCAATGAACATTTACTATTACACGATTATTTTAAATATCTATGTTGAAAGACTTTAGTTAAGTTTctacttttatttaattaaaattaaaaagtacaaattaaaattttcaattaatatAAGACATAGACAAATTAAAAAAATGCAAAATATTGGTACGacttgcgtacactctaccctctccagaccccgcctggtgagattatacagggtatgttgttgttgttagtataTTATCAACATGACGATATTAATATACTAAAAACACTAACAAAAATGAAATTTAATAAGATAATATTGTCACTCTTTTAATTACAAAGAGTAACAGGACTGCTTGAGGATCAAACGAAAAATAAATATCCTTTTTTGGACAAAAAATAAATTTAGTTCTACAAAGTTAATTACACCCAATTAATTGCAAACAAACTACTTAATAAGTTAGAATTTTATTTCTTTAAACGGCAACATTCTCTTTCACAAAGAGAATTCTCCTTAGTTAAAGTGAAATTTAGGAAGGTGTTCAAATGAGGTGCACTTTGATTCCAAGTTTCTTTCAATCTCAACCGGTCTGCAACGTAAaattcaaaatatataaaaagaCTAACTTGATAATTGTAACAAGAATATGaagtaattttaattttatttggaGCATTTAAATGTATGATTGAGATCTCATTATGAGTTGCTGCTATATGTAAATATgatttttatctttaaaaaataattttctgctTCTCCTTCTGCTTTTTCCAAGAAGCAAATTTTTTTAACCAAACTGTAAACCTCAATGTTCATCATGTTCAACCACTAACAT
Encoded proteins:
- the LOC132641301 gene encoding uncharacterized protein LOC132641301 isoform X2 yields the protein MPSNRSKLYVYIVYSNVIGEFVSSATPTPRLNFDDRTTEASLAVNVSRHIFSLTADGPTTEGFFDHPAASFFFNQAPTGDTQCTPVNGMDIWLYRTYKEIRSNILWMSRHGQVLKP
- the LOC132641301 gene encoding uncharacterized protein LOC132641301 isoform X1, producing the protein MPLFLSFHSVSSLTFFTSSSNFIFRYVYIVYSNVIGEFVSSATPTPRLNFDDRTTEASLAVNVSRHIFSLTADGPTTEGFFDHPAASFFFNQAPTGDTQCTPVNGMDIWLYRTYKEIRSNILWMSRHGQVLKP
- the LOC132641301 gene encoding uncharacterized protein LOC132641301 isoform X3, with amino-acid sequence MPLFLSFHSVSSLTFFTSSSNFIFRYVYIVYSNVIGEFVSSATPTPRLNFDDRTTEASLAVNVSRHIFSLTADGPTTEGFFDHPAASFFFNQAPTVVWTQEYHSICPV